One stretch of Schlesneria sp. DSM 10557 DNA includes these proteins:
- the tpx gene encoding thiol peroxidase, with amino-acid sequence MKRIGATKLKGNPVDLKGRALVVGDQAPDFCLQDNTLANVTLASSAGKTRIIATIPSLDTPVCHLETKRFNEEAKKLTNTEVLVVSMDLPFGAKRWCGAEGIDTVKTLSAHRCTEFGSDYGVLISGGPLDRCFARAIFVINSADKIAYVEYVSEISEHPNYEAALAAAKG; translated from the coding sequence ATGAAGCGAATCGGTGCGACGAAGCTCAAAGGAAATCCCGTCGACCTCAAGGGGCGCGCGCTCGTCGTGGGGGACCAGGCTCCCGATTTCTGCCTGCAGGACAACACGCTGGCCAACGTCACTCTCGCATCCAGTGCCGGCAAGACACGAATCATTGCCACGATTCCCTCGCTCGACACCCCTGTCTGCCACCTCGAAACCAAGCGGTTCAACGAAGAAGCCAAGAAACTCACAAACACGGAAGTGCTGGTGGTTTCAATGGATCTTCCGTTCGGTGCAAAACGCTGGTGTGGCGCGGAAGGGATCGACACGGTCAAAACACTGAGCGCTCACCGCTGCACAGAGTTCGGCAGTGACTACGGCGTACTGATTTCCGGCGGCCCACTGGATCGCTGCTTCGCTCGAGCAATTTTCGTGATCAATTCCGCAGACAAAATTGCCTACGTCGAATACGTCAGCGAAATCTCCGAGCACCCCAACTACGAAGCAGCGCTCGCCGCAGCCAAAGGCTGA
- a CDS encoding tetratricopeptide repeat protein yields MKAETAKIGIGLLEQLIALARARQWGEAARLAGEAWAADTENGRLCEVAGLFEHAAQNYFAGRRRLERAMLFVPLRPSTWCALADCYLQSGVYRDARDIYASVANGPEVPADILRYCASRLDSLNESPRALEVARRVVAMQSDHAQSVYEFGYYLARSGATASLVMSVMKRAISLAPEKAIYRLGLAKIVAETGDLSGALEWVRDLSASQLDQIECRCCLERLAFLYEAGVDPVRAHACRVRINKLPTDSLPPTAIAPHLLISEFLAEVHGACRAEVLSAS; encoded by the coding sequence ATGAAAGCTGAGACGGCGAAGATTGGAATTGGGTTGCTGGAGCAGTTGATTGCACTGGCGAGGGCGCGTCAGTGGGGCGAAGCGGCCCGTCTGGCGGGAGAGGCTTGGGCTGCTGATACCGAGAACGGCAGGTTGTGCGAGGTGGCGGGCCTGTTCGAACACGCAGCCCAGAACTATTTTGCCGGGCGTCGTCGGCTGGAGCGAGCGATGCTCTTTGTACCGCTTCGCCCGTCAACCTGGTGTGCTCTCGCGGATTGCTACCTGCAGTCGGGCGTGTACCGTGATGCACGCGATATTTATGCGTCTGTCGCCAACGGTCCGGAAGTCCCTGCGGATATTCTTCGTTATTGTGCTTCGCGGCTGGATTCGCTGAACGAATCGCCTCGAGCCCTGGAAGTCGCCCGTCGCGTGGTCGCGATGCAGTCCGACCATGCCCAATCTGTCTACGAATTTGGCTACTATCTGGCTCGAAGCGGTGCGACGGCCTCGCTGGTAATGTCGGTCATGAAGCGGGCAATCTCGCTGGCACCCGAAAAGGCGATCTATCGACTGGGACTTGCGAAGATCGTCGCCGAGACGGGCGATCTTTCCGGGGCGCTGGAGTGGGTTCGTGATCTGTCTGCGTCGCAACTGGACCAGATCGAGTGCCGATGCTGTTTAGAGCGACTGGCCTTTCTCTACGAGGCTGGCGTCGATCCGGTGCGAGCGCACGCCTGTCGAGTGCGAATAAATAAGCTGCCCACTGACTCCCTCCCTCCAACCGCCATCGCTCCCCATCTCCTGATCAGCGAGTTCCTGGCCGAGGTGCACGGCGCCTGCCGCGCGGAAGTGCTTTCTGCCAGTTGA
- a CDS encoding metallopeptidase — MTRWFLLPCAIGFATLLAAPVQGEGIKVTNHESGSTIRYPVALLRGELKDRSAKEVVVENRSSQRPSRQIAGVALDGNFRALAELVPGENQLRVSAGSNAIELVLHYHPQTNPYFVRVIYMTDSTGETDYQSQFDGDPQNYADKLDTAIKLLQTFTAERLNDIGLGRHTFNLEFDNRGRIKIHALKGEKPASYYYGLSDNDWYGHVNEWVGHQFPDSHSKNIVIAAYTRFDPVQKKVFAHTALGGGKLGLFGGGSIFTWPNTLQDTFRVFGDETPIDAEKVHEDSAGRKTVWATAATTMGATLHEMGHAFGLPHCTDNLCIMTRGFDHLNRAFTLIEPRSQHNEQPIPFADRDVAYFAPVSAASLRASRWFQLDERRYGTEQKWPTFRLDRSTGNLRVRAERGVRYVSFSVNDDARGFRDFWSEGTSPPKEVVLSADEIRQLAPGKDWTVNAIDDEGESRSQSLSQLQQAGNFIRTWRFAKKWLPWTDHQQFPAATSSTLTEIQRKALAAPVVESDEALIDFEPHFPKENRVNVAGYAALKFNSPERQTVKLLTGSDDGLRIWLNGHIVQEKLALRSARPDDDEASIELRKGANLFLVEVSQATGGWALYFRLVDAESRPLLIDSKGNLMPQAESPAVPVQ; from the coding sequence ATGACACGTTGGTTTTTGCTGCCATGTGCGATTGGGTTCGCAACTCTGCTGGCTGCACCGGTGCAGGGAGAAGGAATCAAGGTCACCAATCACGAGTCGGGTTCGACAATTCGGTATCCCGTGGCGCTGCTGCGCGGGGAGCTGAAAGATCGATCGGCCAAAGAGGTCGTCGTTGAGAACAGGTCGTCTCAAAGACCTTCACGGCAAATCGCTGGTGTTGCCCTGGACGGGAATTTCCGTGCACTCGCAGAACTGGTGCCGGGTGAAAACCAATTGCGCGTGAGTGCTGGATCGAACGCGATCGAACTTGTGCTGCACTATCATCCTCAGACGAACCCCTATTTCGTGCGCGTCATCTACATGACCGACAGTACAGGGGAAACTGACTACCAGTCGCAGTTCGACGGGGATCCGCAGAACTATGCCGATAAACTTGATACCGCGATCAAGCTGCTGCAGACGTTCACCGCAGAGCGGCTGAACGACATCGGCCTGGGGCGACATACATTCAATCTTGAGTTTGATAATCGTGGTCGGATCAAGATTCATGCTCTCAAGGGAGAGAAGCCTGCCTCCTATTACTACGGGTTAAGCGATAACGACTGGTACGGCCATGTCAACGAGTGGGTCGGCCATCAATTTCCTGATTCCCATTCCAAGAACATTGTGATCGCAGCGTACACTCGGTTCGATCCGGTCCAGAAGAAAGTCTTCGCGCATACGGCGCTCGGGGGAGGCAAGCTGGGGTTGTTCGGAGGGGGAAGTATCTTCACGTGGCCGAATACCCTGCAGGACACTTTTCGTGTCTTCGGAGATGAGACCCCGATCGACGCAGAAAAAGTTCACGAAGACAGTGCCGGACGCAAGACCGTGTGGGCCACTGCTGCAACTACGATGGGTGCGACGCTGCATGAAATGGGGCATGCATTCGGGCTGCCGCACTGTACCGACAATCTGTGCATCATGACACGGGGCTTCGACCATCTGAACCGGGCTTTCACGCTGATCGAACCACGCAGTCAACACAACGAACAACCGATCCCCTTCGCAGATCGGGATGTCGCTTACTTTGCACCGGTCAGTGCCGCATCACTGCGCGCGAGTCGGTGGTTTCAGCTCGATGAACGTCGGTACGGGACCGAACAAAAATGGCCGACGTTCCGTCTGGATCGGTCCACTGGTAACTTGCGAGTTCGAGCGGAGCGGGGGGTGAGGTACGTCTCGTTCTCGGTCAACGATGATGCTCGTGGGTTCCGCGACTTCTGGTCAGAGGGGACATCACCCCCGAAAGAAGTTGTGCTCAGTGCCGACGAGATCAGGCAACTGGCCCCGGGAAAAGATTGGACGGTGAATGCTATCGATGATGAGGGGGAAAGTCGTTCCCAAAGTCTCTCGCAACTCCAGCAGGCAGGGAACTTCATCCGCACCTGGCGTTTCGCGAAAAAGTGGCTCCCCTGGACCGATCATCAGCAATTTCCAGCCGCAACATCGTCTACGCTGACTGAAATCCAACGAAAGGCACTGGCCGCCCCGGTTGTGGAGAGCGACGAGGCATTGATCGATTTCGAGCCTCACTTTCCCAAGGAAAATCGTGTCAACGTGGCGGGCTATGCGGCGCTGAAATTCAATTCGCCGGAACGCCAGACGGTCAAACTGCTGACCGGCAGCGACGACGGCCTGCGGATCTGGCTCAACGGTCACATCGTCCAGGAAAAATTGGCGCTCCGCTCTGCGAGACCCGATGACGATGAAGCATCGATTGAGCTGCGGAAGGGAGCCAATCTGTTCCTGGTTGAGGTCTCTCAAGCGACTGGAGGCTGGGCACTTTATTTCCGGCTGGTAGACGCAGAGTCTCGCCCGCTGCTGATCGACTCGAAAGGAAACCTGATGCCGCAGGCCGAATCCCCAGCAGTCCCTGTGCAATGA
- the pruA gene encoding L-glutamate gamma-semialdehyde dehydrogenase produces the protein MAKKSARKLTENEAPQPAVTKLSSDEQPAVPASAWDVEAVEAETHRLGTYIWEHLSRRRPSMFERRWWDDRILGAAMADESLKVQMFRFVDVLPRLKTHRDVTRHLQEYFQEVKEHLPIAIEMVRFGVEHLSPESVLSRALAYNARNNAARMARRFIAGSNVSEVLTAVTSLRKQGFAFSLDLLGEAVISEPEAEAYQQSYLELIDGLAPVVNAWPENAQTDYDHIGAIPRVNVSIKLSALVSRFRPVDAAGTAAAVKERLRPLLRKVREQQAFLNVDMEQYAYKDLTLEIFKQTLLEDEFRDWSDVGIVIQAYLPDAERDLAGLLEWSVKRQTPVWVRLVKGAYWDYETVVSHSQNWPTPVFEEKWQSDDSYERLTKRLLENYTVLRPAFGSHNLRSLSHTIACAKQLNVPEGAFELQMLYGMAEEQARAFSEIGHRVRIYTPFGQLMPGMAYLVRRLLENTSNDSFLRHSYDENVKIEDLLMKPAHVGATTPPKKKPPRPAFANEPVADFSREEVREAMQEAIDEVSSDLGGDYPIVIGGKAIHARPMLLSRNPSHKQQVVGKVAAATADDAILAIDTARRAFQSWSRTEVQYRAEYLELMANEMRQRRYELAAWEVVECGKPWAEADADVCEAIDFCMYYAQQMRELDAPQNVDLPGEENRYFYRPRGVVAVIAPWNFPLAILTGMTAAAMVTGNTVIMKPAEQSSVVAAKLLEIIQAAGVPDGVLSFLPGSGEDVGPELVGSPNVDCIAFTGSRQVGLMINEQAAAPHVSQLGVKHVIAEMGGKNAIIVDNDADLDEAVVGVVQSAFGYAGQKCSACSRAIVLEDAYDEFLARLIEATKSLKVGPAEDPATDIGPVIDEEAATRILKFIEQGETEGSLVLGEVDPALSSEGFYISPHIFVDVPPDAKIAQEEIFGPVLVVFKAKDLTEALTIANGTDYALTGGCYSRSPANLKRVRLEFAVGNLYLNRPITGALVGRQPFGGFKLSGIGSKAGGPDYLKHFLIPINVTENTLRRGFAPAAESEGE, from the coding sequence TTGGCCAAAAAGTCCGCTCGAAAACTCACTGAAAATGAAGCGCCGCAGCCCGCGGTGACAAAGCTGTCGTCCGACGAGCAGCCTGCCGTTCCCGCTTCAGCATGGGATGTGGAAGCCGTCGAAGCCGAGACGCACCGTCTTGGTACGTACATCTGGGAACACCTTTCCCGTCGACGCCCGTCCATGTTTGAACGTCGCTGGTGGGATGACCGCATCCTCGGCGCGGCGATGGCCGATGAATCGCTGAAAGTTCAGATGTTCCGGTTTGTCGACGTCCTTCCGCGACTGAAGACGCACCGCGACGTGACGCGACATCTGCAGGAATATTTTCAGGAGGTCAAAGAACACCTTCCCATCGCGATTGAGATGGTCCGCTTTGGCGTTGAGCACCTGTCGCCCGAATCCGTTCTGTCGCGCGCACTGGCTTACAATGCACGCAACAACGCGGCACGAATGGCCCGACGATTCATCGCAGGCTCGAATGTCAGCGAAGTGCTGACCGCGGTGACCAGTCTGCGCAAACAGGGTTTCGCCTTCTCGCTCGATCTGCTGGGAGAAGCGGTCATCAGCGAACCCGAAGCCGAAGCCTACCAGCAGTCGTACCTCGAACTGATCGATGGTCTGGCGCCTGTCGTAAACGCCTGGCCGGAAAATGCCCAGACCGATTACGACCATATCGGTGCCATTCCCCGTGTGAATGTTTCCATCAAGTTGTCGGCACTCGTCAGCCGCTTCCGCCCGGTGGACGCGGCAGGGACTGCCGCAGCGGTCAAAGAGCGTCTTCGCCCGCTGCTGCGAAAGGTGCGAGAGCAGCAGGCGTTTCTCAACGTCGACATGGAACAGTACGCGTATAAAGACCTGACCCTCGAGATTTTTAAGCAGACGTTGCTCGAGGACGAATTCCGGGACTGGTCTGACGTCGGCATTGTCATTCAGGCTTACCTCCCTGACGCCGAGCGAGACCTCGCCGGACTGCTGGAATGGTCTGTGAAACGGCAGACCCCCGTCTGGGTTCGCCTCGTCAAAGGGGCTTACTGGGACTACGAAACAGTGGTCTCCCACAGCCAGAACTGGCCGACGCCGGTCTTCGAAGAGAAATGGCAATCGGACGATTCTTACGAACGCCTGACGAAACGGCTGCTGGAAAACTACACCGTTCTTCGACCTGCCTTCGGCAGCCATAACCTGCGGAGCCTGTCCCATACAATCGCCTGTGCGAAACAGTTGAACGTGCCGGAAGGGGCGTTCGAACTTCAGATGTTGTACGGCATGGCCGAGGAGCAGGCCCGGGCGTTCAGTGAGATCGGACATCGCGTCCGTATCTACACTCCATTCGGACAACTGATGCCGGGAATGGCCTATCTCGTACGACGACTTCTCGAAAACACGTCGAACGATTCGTTCCTGCGTCACAGCTATGATGAAAATGTGAAGATCGAGGATTTGCTGATGAAACCTGCCCACGTTGGTGCCACGACGCCGCCGAAGAAGAAACCACCTCGACCTGCATTTGCGAATGAACCCGTTGCCGACTTTTCTCGCGAAGAGGTCCGCGAGGCCATGCAGGAAGCCATCGACGAAGTTTCGTCGGATCTGGGTGGCGATTATCCCATCGTCATCGGGGGCAAGGCGATCCACGCGCGACCAATGCTCCTTTCTCGCAATCCCTCGCATAAGCAGCAGGTGGTCGGTAAGGTCGCCGCAGCCACGGCCGATGATGCGATTCTGGCGATCGACACCGCACGCCGGGCATTCCAGAGCTGGTCGCGGACAGAAGTCCAATACCGGGCTGAATACCTGGAGCTGATGGCGAATGAAATGCGGCAACGGCGGTATGAGCTGGCCGCGTGGGAAGTCGTGGAATGCGGTAAGCCGTGGGCAGAAGCGGACGCCGATGTCTGCGAAGCGATCGACTTCTGCATGTACTATGCACAGCAGATGCGCGAGCTCGACGCTCCGCAAAACGTCGACCTGCCGGGGGAAGAGAACCGCTATTTCTACCGCCCGCGAGGTGTCGTGGCGGTGATCGCTCCGTGGAACTTCCCGCTGGCCATTCTGACCGGGATGACGGCCGCAGCCATGGTTACAGGCAATACGGTCATCATGAAGCCGGCAGAACAATCCTCTGTCGTCGCAGCCAAACTGCTGGAAATCATTCAAGCCGCAGGTGTCCCCGATGGAGTGCTCAGCTTTCTGCCGGGATCCGGTGAAGACGTGGGCCCCGAACTGGTCGGCAGCCCCAACGTCGACTGCATTGCCTTTACCGGCTCACGCCAGGTCGGCCTGATGATCAACGAGCAGGCTGCAGCGCCCCACGTTTCGCAGCTCGGCGTCAAGCACGTCATCGCCGAGATGGGAGGCAAAAACGCGATCATCGTCGACAACGATGCTGACCTGGATGAAGCGGTCGTGGGTGTCGTTCAAAGTGCGTTTGGCTATGCCGGTCAGAAGTGTTCGGCTTGCTCGCGAGCGATCGTGCTGGAAGACGCTTACGACGAATTCCTCGCTCGACTGATCGAAGCAACGAAATCGCTGAAGGTCGGTCCCGCCGAGGATCCTGCGACCGACATTGGTCCCGTCATTGACGAAGAAGCCGCAACACGCATCCTGAAGTTCATCGAACAGGGCGAAACCGAAGGAAGTCTGGTGCTGGGAGAAGTCGATCCCGCCCTGTCGTCAGAAGGTTTCTACATCAGTCCGCACATTTTCGTGGACGTCCCTCCCGATGCCAAGATCGCCCAGGAGGAGATCTTCGGACCCGTTCTGGTCGTCTTCAAAGCGAAAGATCTGACCGAAGCACTGACGATTGCCAACGGAACAGACTACGCGCTGACCGGGGGATGCTACAGCCGCAGCCCCGCGAACCTGAAGCGGGTCCGCCTGGAATTCGCGGTGGGTAACCTCTATCTCAACCGTCCGATCACCGGGGCACTCGTCGGTCGCCAACCGTTCGGCGGATTCAAGCTCAGCGGGATCGGCAGCAAAGCGGGTGGTCCCGACTACCTCAAACATTTCCTGATCCCGATCAACGTGACCGAAAACACACTCCGACGGGGCTTTGCCCCCGCCGCGGAATCGGAAGGGGAATAA
- a CDS encoding SGNH/GDSL hydrolase family protein has protein sequence MLKRLGWIGLVVALFANLASVTEAGSISSIIAFGDSLTDTGNVFLASGGTVPASPPYAAGRFSNAAIWIDWLSSSKGLGVLTPSLAGGTNYAVGGAESGSGFNPPFIPNLLSQVGGYLSSAGGAADPNAVYVIWSGSNDYINGETNPNVPASNIASAVSALASAGATRFIVPNIVPIGSTPRALATLTGLEQAQLNALVAQTNLLLKDALDALALANQIQIHQPDIHGLFLDAQANPAAYGFTNTTSAALADGVLDGKGYLFWDDLHPTGAAHALIASASFAVPEPSTGALSVLAVTCIGCYYRSRRSQAA, from the coding sequence ATGCTGAAGCGTCTCGGTTGGATTGGCCTGGTCGTCGCACTGTTTGCGAACCTGGCAAGTGTCACAGAAGCCGGTTCGATCTCAAGTATTATTGCCTTCGGCGATAGTCTGACCGACACCGGAAATGTCTTCCTCGCCTCTGGCGGCACTGTTCCAGCATCACCTCCGTATGCTGCGGGACGCTTCTCGAACGCTGCGATCTGGATCGACTGGCTTTCCAGTTCGAAGGGGCTGGGTGTGCTTACCCCCAGCCTCGCAGGGGGCACCAACTACGCAGTGGGAGGGGCCGAATCGGGATCAGGATTCAATCCCCCCTTCATCCCCAACCTGTTATCACAGGTTGGAGGATACCTCTCCAGCGCAGGGGGGGCTGCGGATCCCAACGCTGTTTATGTCATCTGGTCAGGCAGCAACGATTACATTAACGGCGAGACGAACCCGAACGTCCCCGCCTCCAACATCGCTTCGGCCGTCTCTGCGCTGGCCTCCGCCGGGGCAACTCGATTTATTGTGCCCAACATCGTACCAATCGGGAGTACGCCGCGCGCCCTGGCGACCCTGACGGGGCTGGAACAAGCACAGCTTAACGCATTAGTAGCCCAGACGAATCTGCTACTGAAAGATGCGCTCGACGCATTGGCGCTGGCGAATCAAATTCAAATCCATCAGCCTGACATTCATGGTTTGTTCCTCGATGCTCAGGCAAACCCGGCTGCGTACGGCTTTACCAACACCACATCAGCAGCTCTTGCCGACGGGGTCCTGGATGGAAAAGGATATCTTTTCTGGGACGATCTCCACCCCACCGGTGCCGCACACGCGCTGATTGCGTCCGCTTCATTCGCAGTCCCTGAACCGTCCACAGGCGCGTTGAGCGTTCTGGCCGTGACCTGCATTGGCTGTTACTACCGCAGCCGACGCAGCCAGGCAGCATAA
- a CDS encoding HEAT repeat domain-containing protein, whose protein sequence is MAVIPHPFSNQPVTHWIALFSDAESAEERLRALQAIGLLGSAEEVNRLAQQGLTDADSTVRAAAAKLLGTPGPLDAGAAETPLTMLLEDEDPDTRFEAARALVRRKSPQQAKAVQTLFSFLGEEETQPLMVAATVDAVVEADELSASDLERFLPLLESRFETERGEVREAVAAAFVRWPGLCEKVIEKLLPLLDDSEPIVRERTAVALGKAGNSDPRVIEGLETAAKDEDSEVARVAQESLQKLIAK, encoded by the coding sequence ATGGCCGTAATTCCACACCCCTTTTCCAATCAGCCTGTGACGCATTGGATTGCCTTGTTTTCAGATGCCGAGTCTGCAGAAGAACGTCTGCGAGCCCTCCAGGCTATCGGGTTGCTGGGGTCTGCAGAAGAAGTCAATCGGCTGGCACAACAAGGGCTGACCGACGCTGATTCAACTGTACGGGCCGCTGCTGCCAAGTTGCTCGGAACACCAGGTCCACTCGACGCGGGTGCCGCAGAGACTCCTTTGACGATGCTGCTTGAAGATGAAGATCCGGACACGCGATTTGAAGCGGCCCGGGCACTTGTTCGTCGCAAATCCCCTCAACAGGCGAAAGCGGTTCAGACGCTGTTCTCGTTCCTCGGCGAAGAGGAAACGCAGCCTTTGATGGTGGCAGCGACGGTGGATGCGGTGGTGGAAGCGGATGAGTTGAGCGCGTCGGATCTGGAGCGGTTTCTGCCGTTGCTCGAAAGTCGCTTCGAGACAGAACGGGGTGAGGTGCGCGAAGCCGTGGCTGCGGCATTTGTTCGCTGGCCGGGACTTTGTGAGAAAGTCATCGAGAAGCTGCTGCCACTCCTTGACGATAGCGAACCGATCGTCCGCGAACGCACTGCTGTCGCACTGGGAAAGGCGGGGAATTCCGACCCCCGAGTTATTGAGGGCCTGGAAACTGCGGCGAAAGACGAAGATTCGGAAGTCGCGAGGGTCGCTCAGGAATCACTACAGAAATTGATCGCGAAATAG
- a CDS encoding RND family transporter, with protein MISQFYRRYSVTILWLVGLSFPWLWYQAEQMPANNDIETWLPRETPVRLLYEEFKQDFGAEEVLVIGIPQELVTSKLVEAFASRMERLEGIRHCWTPDRMTARMQEFGVDEKDARERLDGLLTSKSGELIGIVAQLTDWGIKNRAQVVEDTKETLTYCQLPLESVALTGAPVIVTELDRLGSQKTSRQFFLLTIGISLGLLYYSFGHWGLSLAVLGTALWGIFLNQTIMCFMGGEMNFIMGSLSVMVMIFTLSISVHVVSYYDSAHKEGHPEPLTAAIVESFNPCMLSTLTTLMGLISLNVSTILPVSQFGYAAACGAVVALIVGLGITPALLTVMPHCMVRSVRYRINFRWWGSQVAAHRGLALGGAAILLGITFLGILKLEPSINPTEFLPRNSKILSDLRRIQSDLTNVDSIEAVVDLGGEKLAFMDQLQKIRTIEAKIAAHPGVRHTLSLATFFPEEMPDSTMAAARILGHAKSYSGEEGFVAARQRLWRISARIRHDSGLNPVEVLNQLTEQLADEPLHFTGLTPLLKNAQQEIFDGFWESFTAACLTISIVMILSLRSVVAGIVAMIPNIIPIWLVFGSVGFLGMPVDIGMMMTGSIALGISVDCTFHFLVKYQAAYRNGASSKEAVLQSLEHSGEPMLDSTLISALGMLALCFSSFAPTARFGCLMASQMLASLLGELVILPAMLCCRPGLRRQTAPEAANEPAPASKLESVPQIHPFPAELPAPSRRARAVAR; from the coding sequence ATGATATCCCAATTCTATCGACGATACAGCGTCACAATCCTTTGGCTGGTAGGATTGAGCTTTCCGTGGCTGTGGTACCAGGCCGAACAGATGCCGGCCAACAACGACATCGAAACCTGGCTTCCGCGCGAAACGCCAGTCCGCTTGCTCTATGAAGAGTTCAAGCAGGATTTCGGTGCGGAAGAGGTTCTGGTCATCGGCATCCCGCAAGAGCTGGTGACATCCAAGCTCGTGGAAGCATTCGCCAGCCGTATGGAACGGCTCGAGGGAATCCGCCACTGCTGGACACCCGACCGGATGACGGCGCGGATGCAGGAATTCGGTGTCGATGAAAAAGACGCACGCGAACGCCTGGACGGACTTCTCACGTCCAAATCAGGCGAGCTGATCGGCATTGTCGCTCAATTGACTGACTGGGGGATCAAGAACCGGGCCCAGGTCGTTGAAGACACCAAAGAGACACTCACCTACTGTCAACTTCCCCTCGAATCGGTAGCACTGACAGGTGCCCCCGTGATCGTGACGGAACTCGATCGCCTCGGCAGTCAGAAGACCAGTCGTCAGTTCTTTTTACTCACCATCGGTATCAGCCTCGGCCTGCTGTACTACTCATTCGGCCACTGGGGATTGTCGCTCGCAGTGCTGGGAACAGCGCTGTGGGGGATCTTCCTGAACCAGACCATCATGTGCTTCATGGGTGGCGAGATGAACTTCATCATGGGCTCGCTGTCCGTGATGGTCATGATCTTCACCCTGTCGATCTCGGTTCACGTTGTCAGCTACTACGATTCCGCCCATAAAGAGGGCCATCCCGAGCCGCTGACCGCCGCGATCGTCGAATCATTCAATCCCTGTATGCTGTCGACGCTCACGACCCTGATGGGCCTGATCTCACTCAACGTCAGCACCATCCTTCCGGTCAGCCAGTTCGGCTACGCAGCCGCCTGCGGCGCGGTTGTCGCGCTGATCGTCGGGCTGGGGATCACCCCGGCACTGCTGACGGTCATGCCCCATTGCATGGTCCGCTCCGTGCGGTACCGAATCAATTTCCGCTGGTGGGGTTCACAAGTGGCCGCCCATCGCGGACTGGCCCTCGGCGGAGCTGCCATACTGCTTGGCATCACGTTTCTGGGCATCCTGAAGTTGGAACCCAGCATCAATCCGACTGAATTTTTGCCCCGCAACAGCAAGATTTTGTCTGACCTGCGTCGTATCCAATCCGACTTGACCAACGTCGATTCGATCGAAGCTGTTGTTGACCTGGGGGGCGAAAAGCTCGCCTTCATGGACCAGCTCCAGAAGATTCGCACAATTGAAGCCAAGATTGCCGCCCACCCCGGTGTCCGGCATACGCTGTCACTGGCGACGTTCTTCCCCGAAGAAATGCCAGACAGCACCATGGCTGCCGCGCGAATTCTGGGTCACGCCAAGTCGTACTCAGGCGAAGAGGGCTTTGTCGCCGCCCGCCAGAGACTCTGGAGAATCTCAGCCCGAATTCGCCATGACTCGGGCCTCAATCCGGTCGAAGTCCTGAATCAGTTGACCGAGCAGCTCGCCGACGAGCCGCTCCATTTCACAGGTCTGACCCCGCTGCTCAAGAATGCTCAGCAGGAAATTTTCGACGGGTTCTGGGAAAGCTTTACCGCCGCCTGTCTCACCATTTCGATCGTGATGATTCTTTCCTTGCGTTCTGTGGTCGCCGGTATCGTCGCCATGATTCCGAATATTATTCCGATCTGGCTGGTGTTCGGGAGCGTCGGTTTCCTGGGAATGCCCGTGGATATCGGCATGATGATGACCGGCAGTATCGCGTTGGGAATCTCTGTCGACTGCACCTTCCACTTCCTCGTGAAATACCAGGCAGCATACCGGAATGGAGCCAGCTCAAAAGAAGCCGTGCTGCAATCGCTTGAGCACTCCGGCGAACCGATGCTGGATTCCACCTTGATCTCGGCACTGGGTATGCTGGCCCTCTGTTTCAGCAGCTTCGCACCAACGGCCCGATTCGGCTGTCTGATGGCCTCGCAGATGCTGGCTTCCCTCTTGGGCGAACTCGTCATTCTGCCTGCGATGCTGTGCTGTCGCCCCGGCCTGCGACGGCAAACCGCTCCCGAAGCGGCAAATGAACCTGCCCCCGCCAGCAAGCTGGAATCGGTTCCGCAGATTCACCCGTTTCCTGCAGAACTGCCTGCCCCATCTCGCCGAGCCCGAGCGGTGGCACGCTAA